The nucleotide window AGAGATAGTCGCAAACAACAAAAACGACATACCCGAAGATCGTATTCCAGACGCCGACCAGGACAAAGCGGATTTTCTTCTGATGATTCAGCCATAACTGGTCAAGTATCTGTTTCAAAAGGGACTCCCGGCTTTTAACCCAAATTGGTCCATCCTTTATACATAATGTCCAGCGCGTTCAAGGCTTTCTGGCTACAATTACCAACGTACCTCCGAAAGGAAGCGAGATGCCCAATCGAATAAGAACTTCATCAATCCGCATGATAAGATCGAAAATCCAATTCAGTGTATTGGGAAATTTGACTCTCTTCTCAAGGGCCACTTCGTCAGATTGTGATTGATTACGACCCCTGTCAAACATCCTGGAAATTAGCATCAGAGGAAATAGGACAAAAAGAAAAGACGTAGAGTAACTGATATCAAACCCGTTTTCTTGGAGTTTAGTCACTAACTCCCGTCTTGAGTATCTGCGCTTGTGTTTGAGAATTTCATCCAGCTTGCTCCATAGGAACTTATGTTGAGGAACGGTAATTATCAAGCCGCCACCCTTGTGGAGCATCTTATTGATATTTCTTATGGCGCCGACATCGTTCTCGATGTGTTCAAGGACGTCAAACGCGACAATTAAGTCGAACTCCTCGCCGATCAGCCCCTGTGTAACATCGAATTGGATGAAAGCGACATGAGGGAGATTCTTTTTGGCATACAGGAGTCCTTTCAGATAAATTTCCGACCCGGTGATTTCCAGTTTTTCATTCTCGACAATTTGCTGGATGAATCCCCCGGTTGCACAGCCTATTTCCAGCAATTTGGTTTTACCTGTTGCAACCAGGTTATCTTGGACAATATTTTTGAACAGCCTATTTCGCGAACGAACCCAAAAACTACTCTCCCCGTTCTTATCCGTAAGATCAAAACCGCCGTCCGGATAATTCGCATACGAGCTTGCGACTTCCGGGCTATAGCACCTGATTCCTTCTACTACAGTGTAGGGAAGGTTATCGCTCATAGAAACTTATCTCGCACTACATAGTTCGGCCTCTTTCGCACTTCCTCATTGATACGCCAAACGTACTCCCCGATCACTCCCAGCATAAGCATGATCAAGCCACCCACCAGGAGGATCACGATCATGATCGGAGCCCAACCTGTAAATGGAGTTTCTCCACGCAACCAGCTAAAAACAATGCTTGCGCTATACAGGACCCCAAGCACAGAGGTTATTACACCGAACAAGGAGATGAATCTAATCGGCAGATAGGAGGCATCCAATACCGCATCCAAAAAATTTTTAAGTTTTTTCCCAAAGTTGTATTGAGACTTTCCTATCGTTCTCTTCAAACGAACATACGGTATAAAACTGGTACGGTATCCCGTCCATAACAAATCGCCCTGAAAAAACCTGTGTCGAACGTCTATTGCATTGAATGCGTCCATAACCTTTCTGTCCATCAATACAAAATCGAAACCACCCGGAGGTATTTGCGGCAGTGACATGCGCAAGACGGCGTATGCAAGACGCGAAAAAAGTTTTGAAAACAAAGTGTCTGAGCGATCCGTGCGGTGGCAAATGACGATCTCGGAACCACCTTGCCATTTTTCCACCATCTGCGGGATCAACTCAACCGGATCTTGCAGATCGGCCGAGATATTGACAACCGCGTCGCCGGTAGCCTCCTTGAAGCCGGCCAACATGGCAGCCATCTGGCCGAAGTTTCTGGTAAAGGTGATCACCTTGACTCTGGGGTCTCGCTCCCGCAGGCTCAGTACCTCCTGCAAAGATGCGTCTTTCGACCCATCATCCACAAACACGATTTCGTATTCGTGGTGCGCGAGTTCGCTTGAGAATACCGACTGGATCTTTGCGTGCGTTTTAGAAAGGGCGC belongs to Deltaproteobacteria bacterium and includes:
- a CDS encoding class I SAM-dependent methyltransferase: MSDNLPYTVVEGIRCYSPEVASSYANYPDGGFDLTDKNGESSFWVRSRNRLFKNIVQDNLVATGKTKLLEIGCATGGFIQQIVENEKLEITGSEIYLKGLLYAKKNLPHVAFIQFDVTQGLIGEEFDLIVAFDVLEHIENDVGAIRNINKMLHKGGGLIITVPQHKFLWSKLDEILKHKRRYSRRELVTKLQENGFDISYSTSFLFVLFPLMLISRMFDRGRNQSQSDEVALEKRVKFPNTLNWIFDLIMRIDEVLIRLGISLPFGGTLVIVARKP
- a CDS encoding glycosyltransferase family 2 protein; translated protein: MKISFVVAVYHNEGALSKTHAKIQSVFSSELAHHEYEIVFVDDGSKDASLQEVLSLRERDPRVKVITFTRNFGQMAAMLAGFKEATGDAVVNISADLQDPVELIPQMVEKWQGGSEIVICHRTDRSDTLFSKLFSRLAYAVLRMSLPQIPPGGFDFVLMDRKVMDAFNAIDVRHRFFQGDLLWTGYRTSFIPYVRLKRTIGKSQYNFGKKLKNFLDAVLDASYLPIRFISLFGVITSVLGVLYSASIVFSWLRGETPFTGWAPIMIVILLVGGLIMLMLGVIGEYVWRINEEVRKRPNYVVRDKFL